Proteins from a single region of Rhodospirillales bacterium:
- a CDS encoding DoxX family protein, translating into MEWLADDALPQIARVCLVVIFPFSGLDKIFNWESALKQATSSFLPGGPLLLVLAMLLEFITPVLIICGWQDRIAGIVLAGYCVVTAILYHNFWKYPRFWSPSSEGYPHAWEFLKNFGLVGGLLLMVAR; encoded by the coding sequence ATGGAATGGTTGGCCGACGATGCGCTGCCGCAGATCGCCAGAGTCTGCCTGGTCGTCATTTTTCCGTTCAGCGGCCTCGATAAAATCTTCAACTGGGAAAGCGCGCTCAAACAGGCAACGTCGAGTTTTCTGCCGGGCGGCCCGCTGCTGCTCGTGCTGGCAATGCTGCTCGAGTTTATCACCCCCGTCCTGATCATCTGCGGCTGGCAGGATCGGATCGCCGGCATTGTTCTCGCCGGGTACTGCGTGGTTACGGCAATTCTCTATCACAACTTCTGGAAGTACCCGCGATTCTGGTCGCCAAGCAGCGAGGGATACCCGCATGCATGGGAGTTTCTCAAGAACTTCGGGCTCGTTGGCGGCTTATTGCTGATGGTTGCGCGCTAG
- a CDS encoding SMP-30/gluconolactonase/LRE family protein, with protein MDSFEIIDSRFRRFVLPNAPLEKLADGCRWLEGPVWFADMGCLLVSDIPNDRILGWTERGGVTVFRQPAGFPNGQTRDREGRLITCSHQKRCVLRSEYDGSVTVLAECFDGKRLNSPNDVVVKSDGTIWFSDPPYGIQTDYEGGKQDQELPARVYRLDPRNGALSVVSDDFEGPNGLCFSADERRLYIVETGLQFAEAPVRHIRVLDVDEAGDDIRGGRVFHTVRPGNADGIRCDEDGHVWSSAGDGVHCIDPSGALLGKIKVPFTVSNLAFGGRCRSRLFICASHTLFAIYTNQRGAQRP; from the coding sequence ATGGATAGTTTCGAGATCATCGATTCGCGCTTTCGTCGCTTCGTTTTGCCGAATGCGCCGCTGGAAAAGCTCGCCGACGGCTGCCGCTGGCTGGAAGGTCCGGTGTGGTTCGCCGACATGGGGTGCCTGCTGGTGAGCGATATCCCGAACGATCGAATTCTGGGCTGGACGGAGCGCGGCGGCGTGACCGTCTTCCGCCAGCCCGCCGGATTTCCCAACGGCCAGACGCGGGACCGCGAGGGCCGTCTCATCACCTGCTCCCATCAGAAACGCTGTGTTTTACGCAGCGAGTACGATGGCAGCGTCACGGTTCTCGCCGAATGCTTCGACGGCAAACGCCTGAACTCCCCCAACGACGTCGTGGTGAAATCCGACGGGACGATCTGGTTCTCCGATCCGCCCTACGGCATCCAGACCGACTACGAGGGCGGCAAACAGGACCAGGAGCTGCCGGCCCGGGTTTATCGGCTCGACCCCCGCAACGGCGCCTTGAGCGTGGTGAGCGACGATTTCGAAGGTCCGAACGGGTTGTGCTTTTCTGCCGACGAGCGACGCCTTTACATCGTCGAGACCGGCCTGCAGTTCGCGGAGGCCCCGGTGCGGCACATCCGGGTGCTCGATGTCGATGAGGCCGGCGACGACATCCGCGGTGGGCGGGTGTTCCACACAGTGCGCCCCGGTAACGCCGACGGCATCCGCTGCGACGAGGATGGCCACGTCTGGAGCAGCGCCGGCGACGGTGTTCACTGCATCGATCCGTCGGGCGCGCTTCTCGGCAAGATCAAGGTGCCGTTCACCGTCTCGAACCTGGCCTTTGGTGGTCGCTGCCGCAGCCGCCTGTTTATCTGCGCCTCGCACACACTGTTTGCCATCTACACCAACCAGCGCGGCGCGCAGCGCCCATGA
- a CDS encoding cupin domain-containing protein: protein MTSEDEPQAPRSAAPKVPYWHVWTDDDGVTHQTRCALSAFHLQSMGGRAAPQWNDELVSAEATVLIATLPTGWIGDWHGNPKPQWIVPLSGSWFVETTDGTRVEMGPGEISFGGDQNARPDGTGREGHRSGTVGDAPAVLMVVQLNGAAWIAARPGAFT, encoded by the coding sequence ATCACCAGCGAAGATGAACCGCAAGCGCCGCGATCCGCGGCACCAAAGGTGCCCTATTGGCACGTTTGGACCGACGACGACGGCGTCACCCATCAGACCCGCTGCGCGCTGTCGGCATTCCACCTGCAGAGCATGGGTGGCCGCGCGGCACCGCAGTGGAACGACGAACTCGTCAGCGCCGAAGCCACCGTTCTGATCGCCACGTTGCCGACCGGCTGGATCGGCGATTGGCACGGCAATCCCAAGCCGCAGTGGATCGTGCCCCTGTCGGGGTCGTGGTTCGTCGAGACCACCGATGGGACGCGCGTGGAGATGGGTCCCGGCGAGATCTCCTTCGGTGGCGATCAAAACGCCAGACCCGACGGCACCGGGCGCGAGGGACATCGCTCGGGCACCGTCGGCGACGCGCCGGCCGTGCTGATGGTCGTCCAGCTCAACGGCGCGGCGTGGATCGCTGCCCGCCCGGGCGCCTTCACCTGA